Part of the Puniceicoccaceae bacterium genome is shown below.
AAGCGCGGCAGCGGGTAATGTGTTTTCGCAACCTGCCCTCATTCTGTTTGCCCTTCTGATTTTCTGGCAGATGCCCCATTTTTTTGCCATCGGCTGGATGCATCGGGAGGACTACCGCAGGGCGGGCTTTCCACTGTTGCCCGCTGTGGATGTTACGGGAAAAGCCGTGGCACTCTGGAGTCTCGCCTACTCTGTGCTGCTGTTGTGCACGCCCTGGGTCGCATGGCTGTTGGGGGCCTGCGGTCCCGTGTTTGTGATCATTGCGACCTTTGGGGCTGTATTCATGGTCTATCAGAGCGCTCGCATGGGGTTCTGCGAAAACCGAAGCAAAAACGTCGCAAGGAGGTTGTTCCTTGCGACGCTGTTCTACCTGCCACCAGTCATGATGGCACTTTGGGTGGAAAATCTGTTCAGGGGGCCGTGACCTTGAGGGTTCCCCGCATGATGGCATAGTGCCCCGGGAATGTGCAGATGAATGGATAGGCACCGGGGTCGGTCGGAGCGTTGAATTCAATCGTGTCGCTCTCTCCTGGTCCGAGCATTCGGGTGTGCACGAGAATCTTGGATTGATCCGTTGGCAGATATTCCGGTCCTTGAGTGGCGGCAGCCATGCCAATCTTGTTGATTTCGGATTCTGCGATCGGCTTGAGCAGCACCCAGTTGTGCGCCATGCCCTGTTTTGGCATTTTTCCGATGTTGGTCAGGGTCAGACGCAGGGGTTCGCCAGCGGTTGCCGTGATCTCGGTGATGTTGAATTTCATCGCATCATTGCCGGTGACCTGAATCGTGCGAACGCCGTCCGCTCCGACAGTTTCGGTGCTGTCAGCGGGTTTTTCGGCGCCGCAGCCAGCGAGTACAAAAAGGGTGATGATGCTGATGAGCGTTTTGAGTAATGGACTTGTGAGTTGCATGGGCGGGAGTATAGCACCCAGCACCCTCTGGAGTTTTGATCTGCGTCAAGGAGCAGCGTGCTTTGTGGATGCACCTTCTGATCGTGAGTGCGGAAGCAGCAGTAAACTGACGGCAAGTGCCTGAATCACCGCAGTTGCGAGAAGCAGGTGGGGATGGTGGGTCCAGGATGGTATCGGCAACCACGCCCGCAGCATTGGCAGCAGCAAGGCAACTTCGGTAACCAGAGCTGCGAAAAGGAACATCCCCAATCCCCATCGTCGCCAGCAATCCGGTCGCATCCATTTCCACTGCAGCGCTGTTGCAATGACAGTGGGCAGCACAACGAAGAGGAACACACTGTGCAGGAAAGCAATGATCAACCAGCGCTGGGTCACGAATGCGGTGGCCAGGGGGGCGCAGGCGAGCAGTTGGGTCAGGGATTTGAGCAACAGTACACACCAGGCGATGTGGAACAGTCCCCTTACGATGCGGCAGGGAGTGTGAGCGTGTTCGTTTACATGAGAACGGTGCGCAAATGCAATACGCGCCAGACCGTAGAGCTGCAGTCCTGCACCGATGGCTGTTACCAGGCGCAGCGAATCCGGAACCGGATTCCAGAACAGCGATACCCCGAACGTGAGAACGACTCCGGCAAATACTGGCAAAAATCCCGTTTCGAGCGCCTTTCGCAACGCAGTTTCCTGCGGTGCGACTGACTGTGCAAGCAAGGCAAGCGGGAACAGGATGAACCAGCCATTGTACTGAAAATGCAGGTACCAGTAAATCGAGTTGGCGTAGAGCGCAGTGTCCCGCAGGTCCAGCGCGGCCAGCGGACCCAACACGACTGGACCCAGGCTGGAGGCGAACATGCAGAGCAGTGAACTCCGTAACCAGGGGCGTGCCCGTGGGTGGACGCGATCCGAACGCCAGAGCAAGAGGGCAAACCAGACGGCAGCAACTGAATGCAGAGTGGTAAAGGCAATGCTCACTGGCCCGTATCCCTGGAAGGGAAAGCTCAACAGCATGCCCAGATTGGCAATCTGAAGGGTGACGAAGAGCTGGATGCAGCGCCGTCGTCTGCTTTTCGGTACAAAGCGTACCCAGGCCAGTGCGAAGAATGCGTTGAACACCCACGCCAGAAACCCCATGTGTGAGTGCGCGTGCAACAGATTGCCGTAAACGAGACCTGGTGTGGGCGTGATG
Proteins encoded:
- a CDS encoding azurin; translation: MQLTSPLLKTLISIITLFVLAGCGAEKPADSTETVGADGVRTIQVTGNDAMKFNITEITATAGEPLRLTLTNIGKMPKQGMAHNWVLLKPIAESEINKIGMAAATQGPEYLPTDQSKILVHTRMLGPGESDTIEFNAPTDPGAYPFICTFPGHYAIMRGTLKVTAP